The segment gcggaagtaaatacaccatttttggctatggacagtatcacaaaccatcccttaacactttaaacccctaaattacaatttcccattcctttagcaaccatttagttcattactcaccatgtttatttattaaagtttattttaaaaaatttattaaaggcggacaaaagtttagcgatgacatatgatgtcatcgggcgggaaaaaccgtggtataggggggaaaacagcaaagtattttgtttaattaatatttttgacaaaacgtggtatagacttttcgcgaagttcgaacctgcgaaaatcgagggaacactgtactacattGGATTCAAGATGCAGTCCAATGAAACATAAGTTACAACGAAGGGAAACTGCAAGACTAAAACAACTAATTAGTAACGAAAGGAAGAACACAGGATTATGATATGAAAGGTGAAAAGAAAGACCAAAGGAGAGTATAAATGCCACAATGTCAGAATTAGTGGAAATTACAAAACTGACCGCTTTggataaaaagaaaaccaaatgatTTGTTTAAAAGTTTGGAAGACTTTTATGGGATTTTTGCTTTTAAAAGAACACGGCCCTCAGTGCGCTgacaatttatttttctttctttcttctctgtcgGTGAGTCAGGACGAACCAGAAAACGTGTCCTTTATCTGGATCACGTCGAAAGGGTCACCAAAtgaaggcaaacagccctcccccagtgggtcgacctctatgGATGCACTGGATGCCATGATTGCCAAATCAAAATGAAGCTGcagagaaagttttctcaatgaggcgacctctgttaaatcaagatcgctccttttattgtatttcacttttcctgacatgtggtacagaataaacAATTCGCGaatgccacatacattaagccatcctccatccaactaccattcagtcatgcaccatataaggcaatcttccttgtggcttccctataggtaattaacggaagctccattctttgccttttcctggattgtgtgtttactggtgattgagagtaaggcatatatttccttatatggaagttagctacagtagtccctcacctatcgctggtgttacgttcctgacctggccgcgataggtgaaatccgcgatggggaatttatcgactgatagtacttatttaagtatttatattgtaattgtttggtaagttttcattgttttaagtgtttataaacccttcccacacagtatttattttaggtacagtatttaaatacagtatttacaattttagatatttatttttttttgaaaaacctgccaatcgagttcggcgggctgtttaaatctgccgatcggcttcatcagaaacccgcgatgaagtgaagccgcagtaggtgaagcgcggtatagcaagggactactgtataggttttcttcatgttgtatttccacatggtcatggattctgcaacttGCTTATTCAGCCTGGATTTTGCTGCTTtttatagaggaagaataaggttttattcagcacccaattaggctaaaatatcactctccagcaatattttattcctaaatttcagtgcctataaacctatgattacaacaataTATAGATTTAATTACTGAAACAGATGAGCATTATATCAGGAGTTAAAGAATTTCTGAAAGTTAAGAAGGAGGGGAACCAATAGGTTTGTTAACATCTGTTGAAAAGAAGGTTGGAAATAATTACATtcaaaactttttaaagttttccctttacttttttctttctatatgctattttctttttctctctctcgtttcctTAAGAAATGCTTTTCACTTTATATAAAATCCTCAACAAAcacgaataaataataaaaaggaaatgaAGAAGACAGGTTTCTTGTCCTTGTGTTTTCCAACTTTCATGTTCCTTCGGAAGCGAACACATACAGATCAGGGCCCTCACCGTTTCCAGAGGGAGGTTCACTCTGATGGTTACCTGAACTGAAAGTGCTGCAGGTATTCCCTACAACCACCTGTCCTCTGCTCTACAAAAGATTCAGGTGGACCTTTACCTGCATCTCAACATAGGTATGGGGTAGATTGTACTCCGGTGGCAGCTTGCGGTCATTATTGATCAGGTGATCCAGGATGGAGGGACTGAGGATAGGCtacaagaaagagaaggaaaacaatTGGGAGGTTTTCACTATCATTCCTTAGCCAAAGTAACACAAGTCCTGCCCTCAGTTCTCATAGAAAGCTAATCATCCTTTGCAGGGgtcagttctaacttacctcgcagCCGGTTCGCTTCCCCTTGCACTGCGTGGCTGCACACGAATGCGccacggggggtgggggggatcccccaaatttttaaaagctgaaaacaaggtgCTGACCacatgcagtgccagaaacttagcttctgtgcatgctcggaagaaaaaaaaaaccgggaaactcccccaaaataataaaaaataaaaaatctcccccccccaaaaaaaccccccccaaaaacaaGATGCATGccagaacttggcttctgcagaaaaaaaaaacctgcataaaaatcccccatcccccccccgaattatatatatatgattcgccacaaaaatatgtaacccttccctggtgcagagctgaagggattggatactgtagcctagaggttaattctctgccttacaaggcaaaggttgcaggttcaagtcacatatatatatataatatattgggtgatagatagatagatagatagatagatagatagatagatagatagatagatagatagatagatagatagatacatcccTACCACCCAATAGTGCCTTATGGTAAAGGCACTAGACTGGAAAATGTGATTACGAGCTAAAGCAAATCACCGAAATATCACCACATCACCAACCTGAGTATCAAGGAAGATGATTCGCTCCTGAGTAATGAAGAAATCGATGCCACTAGTCTGGTTGCCCCCGCGCTCTTTGATTTCTTGGCTCTGAGTGCGAAACACGTATGTcctataaaaggggggggggggaacattgATAGAAAAATGAAGGAGGGCTGAAAATCTACCGTATTATGggttaagtgttttttaataggaaagtgaacacaagaacaaggggggcacaacctgaggttagttgggggaaagatcagaagcagcgtgagaaaatattatttgactgaaagagtcgtagatgcttggaacaaacttccagcagacgtggttggtaaacccacagtcactgaatttaaatatgcctgggataaacgtaggtaaaatacaggaaatagtataagggcagactagatggaccatgaggtctttttctgccgtcaatcttctatgtttctatctttcacgAGGGGAAGCGTGCGCAAATGAGATATCAGCtattttttgctcctgcacacgtgtgtgtgtcccctcatgagatttgctgcacatgtgcagaagcaagatcTTGTTGGGGCGCGCCTGCATGCCCACTAGTCACCCAAAGCTGTGTACGCAGCGCACCAGTTGTGCCGCTAACAGCAAAACCCACCTGGTAACGCCCATAAATGAATTAAGAGCCCCATAACAATCCTTCTTATTTAGTTCACAGCTCATTGCCAACTCTCTTTGATCCACCTGGTATCCAAGGGCAAGGCCGTTCCTCTTCCTAACACCCTCCTACCTCTGATCTTCTTCAGGTTGATTGGCAGATAGCAGTGACATCACCATGGACTTCCCAGTACCTTGCAGTCCCAATACCCCGACTACGAGCACATCTGTTTGGTCCAGGAGGTACTAatatcagagagagaaagaggaaatggggAATGCTTGTAAGCACAACACCGCATAAACATATGATGGTAGTTTAATATGTATTATATGTattctaaaacaaaataaaatccatTTATATTGGGTAGCAATGGTGGAATTTATCGATCTATTGTTTGTATGTTCGCACCCTTTTTAATCTTGGTCTTTTCCCCCCCCCAAGTTGCATTCTAGTCAAAAGTTAAGATATGTACAAATATTTAATGAAATCACTTGTGATTCTAACCTACTTACAACAAATTGCCTGGGACAAAATACGGTGTTAATAAAAGCAAAAACCTCTCCACGTAGCTCAATAGCAAGTCAGGGGAAAATGGTTATTTGAAAGCtataaaaatggattttttaaaaaaacaaaaataaatgaaaaaagacaTTCAGCAGCTTTGGAATGCAACGGGTTCAGGACAACTAGCCAGATCCAAGCGGGGTTTCCAAGAAACTTGCAAGAACAGGAGATACAGGATACATAAATAACAAGCAAGCAGGAAAAAACAACCAGATACCTCAATAGCACTGTCACACCAGTTCATCTGATCATCCACCAGTTTGATGCTATGTTTCATCTTCTCTGGAGCTAACAACTTTGCCTGGCCAACCACAGCTAGAAAAACCGGCAGGAGAAAAATTAATCCACAACCTCTCCATCacagctttccttccttccttccttccttccttccttccttccttccttccttccttcctccctccctccctccctccctccctccctccctcattcattcattcattcattcattcattggatttatatgcctcccctctccgaggactcggggtggcttacaatatataaaaagaaaacaatatgatTCAGcggcctaaatccaattaatttaaaactaaataaactggTCTAAAATCCTCATTATATTTAAAATCGATCATACCCACTCAGACAACCATACAcaattcatcggccaggggggctagggtctaaccccccacaagcctggcggcatagatgagtcttcagacttgcggaaggtgaggaggggggggcactacaaatctccagggggatctGATTCCagtgggctgggccccccacagaaaaggctcttcctctaggccctgccaagcggcattgcctagtggacaggacctggagaaggccaactctgtgggacctaaccggtcgctgggactcatacggcagaaggcgggcccgcaagtaatctgacccgatgccatgtagggctttataggtcattaccaacacttaccAATATGGTAAGTAATATCATATGGGGTAATTGAggtatccccttgctaatatggtttatgtatggtatgattgagttgtatggttattttaatgatatgggtttttagatgtctttttaagtattggatttgtttacattgttcactattgttgtgagccgctccgattcttcagagaggggcggcatacaaatctaataaattattattattaattattatattgcCAGTTCACTCCCCTGATAATTATTCTAAATCCAGACTGAGGACCAGCCGCAGTTCAAGAGGCAGGTCTAAACCGTGCAAAAACATACTGCGCCTGTCCCCGAACTGCCAAGAGAGATGCTCCTTATCAGCTGCCACAGATACAATGCTTTCATCCAAAGCAGTTGCCTTTAGGTCCAGACTTACGGTCCATAATGCCGCTGGATGCAGTCGAGCCCATGCCCCGATTCTGGATCTGATAGACCGGCTGGGTGGGACGCTGGCCTTCCTTCTCCACTTTTGCCACAGCTGCAGGGGGCTGAGCGGACACCTCCGTGGTTCCAGCAGGGCCTTTGCCTTCCTCTCGGGACTTCATCAGCACAATGGGCTTTTCCATAGCAGGGGCAGCTGCAGGGGCTGGGACAGGGGCGGAGGCTGGAGCCACCTTGGACTGTGAAGACAAGCAAGCCAAGATCCAAAATCCCTCTTAGCTGTACACGGCTCCCTTTCCTGAGAGCTCCTATGCCCCACTACCTTCCTCAGGAGAAAAGCCATCAAAtggctttttaaatttctttttccttttattttttaaaaaagttttatttatttctttttccaaattttaaaaacaacacttttatagtttagacaacttacaactccgtcgtctccgttccgacttaatttaTAGATATTTCCAACATGGACAAAGCATTCTTGAAATCATGAGTCTGGGTCTGTGATTTCTACATTTCTACACTGAAGCTACACGCGCAGCGTACGGAGCGCTACAGGTGCTCTGTCCTCAACCATACCAATAGCAATGTTCCTACTGATCCTACTTACCCTCTCTGCCGGAGGCTTGGCTAGAATGATGGGTGTCTTCTGCATCACTGTCCCCACTGGTTCATCCATCGGTTCCTACAATAAAATCAAGACCAGACCTTAAAGCGAAACCCTGCCTTCATGGCCATCCCACCCCAACCAAAATGCAGACTATTACCCGCCGGTCACGATCCCGGTCTCGATCCCGATCCCAGGGGACATAGTCACGCTCTCGCCCTGGCCCAGACAGGCTTTGATGACCCAGCTCCTTCTCCCGGTTCCAGCGACGGCGTCTTTCATACAACCCAGGTTGACTGTGCCCTGACTCTGACATGTGGCAATGGGAActgggaaaagaagaagagagtccATCTGGGTTCTAAACGATCCATAGCattaccttctgccgcatgaatcccagcgaccggtttggtcccacagagtcggtcttcttcgggtcccatcaaccaagcaatgtcgtctggcgggacctaggggaaaagccttctctgtggcggccccgaccctctggaaccagctcccccccggagatcagaattgcccccaccctccttgcctttcgtaagctccttaaagcccacctctgtcatcaggcttgggggaactgaactacccttttccccctaggcctatacaatttatgcatggtatgtatgtttggctttaataagggttttttaattattttaaacattagatttgttacatgctgtttattactgttgttagccgtcccgagcctacgaagaggggcggcatacaaatctaattaataaataaacgaataaataaataagtaaataaataaattatctgacCTCAGAATGAAAAGAATTATCTGACCTCAAAATGATAAGGCATGACATTTAGGATGgagtatatatttatgtatatttatgATGTTGAAACCAAAGACATGTAACATAATAGACTATGACATTGGGATAGACTTTCACCTTTAGAattttaaatacaaatttaataaagcaATCACTACTTAAAACTTCAGTAAATAGTAGAAATATAAAAAGATCACAGAGGCTGTGTGATAGTCAACGGAGAGGCTGACATGTCTTTGAAATAGACTGGTGTACATATGTATAGTTTTTTCACTCTTATTTTTGTGTCTATgtgttttcattttcttttccatttaaatTAGACACTTAATGTTTATTAAGTAAGAGGTTTAATGCAAACACCATATACTACATGTTTCTCTtcctcaaattatttttgttgtctttttatttatatatactgtacttcttTTGTTCCTTGCTCAATAAAgatttataataattttaaaaataggatggagtctacagagaggggcggcatacaaatctaataaataataataataacaacaataatggaGAAATGTCACTTGAAATTATGAGGAGGCTTTCAGTATGAGGAGCAAAAGTAAAATTTAATCTTGAAAGCAGTATAAAGGCCTGGGATGTGGGCTAAAGGTACACACCTCTCTCACCTAGGGGAGGAATTGCTATTGAAGGTAAAGTAGATACATCCCCTACATTTTTGTTATTATAGGTTTgctgtttttttactgtttttactggTTGTTCTTTGATTTTGTTGTTTAGCTTTGTGTTTTAATTGCATATGCTGCCCAATGAAAATGTATAAATTCAATaacttaaataaacaaatataactGACCTAAATAAGTCATAACGGATTCAGGAAAGC is part of the Erythrolamprus reginae isolate rEryReg1 chromosome 11, rEryReg1.hap1, whole genome shotgun sequence genome and harbors:
- the SMG9 gene encoding nonsense-mediated mRNA decay factor SMG9; the encoded protein is MSESGHSQPGLYERRRRWNREKELGHQSLSGPGRERDYVPWDRDRDRDRDRREPMDEPVGTVMQKTPIILAKPPAERSKVAPASAPVPAPAAAPAMEKPIVLMKSREEGKGPAGTTEVSAQPPAAVAKVEKEGQRPTQPVYQIQNRGMGSTASSGIMDPVVGQAKLLAPEKMKHSIKLVDDQMNWCDSAIEYLLDQTDVLVVGVLGLQGTGKSMVMSLLSANQPEEDQRTYVFRTQSQEIKERGGNQTSGIDFFITQERIIFLDTQPILSPSILDHLINNDRKLPPEYNLPHTYVEMQSLQIAAFLFTVCHVVIVVQDWFTDLSLYRFLQTAEMVKPSTPSPSHESSSSSGSDEGTEYYPHIVFLQNKAKRENFCPRNLKQMHLVIDKIMMHSHLKYKGTLSMLECNIFPGLPQSYLDTEVNLFLLPFMDSETDDLLPRATPGSGPLFSLLPGYKGHPSFQSLIAKLRSQMMSMSRPQLSHTILTEKNWFHYAARIWDGVKKSSALSEYSRLLA